The nucleotide sequence TCGAGTCGGGCGTCGATCACTTCGTGACCGACGACGACGGTCGCGTGACGACCGCGGTCGACCCCAACGGCGTGGAGTACGACGCCGACTTCGTCGGCATCGCGATCGGTCTCAACTTCAACACCGAGATCCTGCAGGACACGCCGATCGAGACGGACACGGGCATAATCGTCGACGAGTACATGCGGACGAACCACGACGACGTCTTCGCGGCGGGCGATATCACCGAGTTCGACGACCTCATCCTCGGCGAACGCGCCCAGAACGGCGCGTGGGGCTCCGCGAAGGAGCAGGGATCGATCGCCGCGCAGAACATGGTCGAGTACGGTTCCGCGGAGTTCGAGTGGGTCTCCTCGTACTCGATCACGCACTTCGACTTCCCGTTCCTCTCCTTCGGTCACCCGACGCTCGGCGACGACGAGGCCGAGGCGAAGTACTCCGACACCGAGTGGCGACGGCTCGCGTTCAAAGACGGCCGCATCGTCGGCGGCGTCCTCATCGGCGATCTCTCCCCGCAGACCAAATACAAGCAGCTGATGCGCGAGCGCCGCGCCGTCGCCGACCAGAAGGACGTGCTGATGCAGCAGAACTTCGAGATCGACGACCTCGAACTCGAAGAGAAGGCCGCAGAGTAACGCCGTCGACGCGTCCGTATTTTTTCGATCCGCACTCGTTCTGTCGTTCCGCCGTCCACCGATTCCCCGACGATTGTCCCCAATCTTTATGGCAATTCGTGTTGTTTGGTACCGTATGTCACGATCGGTCCGAGATCCGGGGCATCTCGAGGGCCCGTCGGTCCTCGTGGAGTGCGACCCGACCGAACTGAGCGCGGGTGACCGCGTCCGCGACGTCGACCAGCTCTCCGAAGAGAACTGTCGAGCGTTTCTCACCGCGATCGACGGTTCGACGTGGGCGGTCGGTTCGAGCGATCTCGCGACCGGTGACGTGATCAAATACACCGCCTACTACCGCGTGGAGTAGGCTCCGGGCCGGAGCGAACACGTCCGTCTTTTCGGGACCGATGCAGTTTTCGGCGGCTAGCCGATATGATCGGGTATGAGCGACGAGTCCTCGTCTTCAGGCGGCCCGGGCGGCGACGGAGATATGACGCTGGCGTTCGAGCTATCGGCGCTGCAGGCGCTCGCTGACCCGAACGCGGTGTTCAACGACGCCCGGCAGTGGACCGAGTACGTCGGCGTCCTGAGTGACAAACCCACCTACGTCGTCACCAACTTCACGCGGAAACACCGCATTCGACAAGACTTCTTCTCCGGTCCCCGCGGCGTCCAAGACAGCCTCGAGAACGTCAAACGGCAGTTCGACACCGAGCGGCACGTCTTCGTCGGGACGACCGAGGAAGACGAGGCCATCGCCGAGGCAGCGGGTTGGGAGTATCTCCCGCTCGAAGGGGCCGCGGAGGCCGCCGGATGGGCAGTCGCGGGCGGTACGGACTCGGAGGACCACTTCGCCTCCAGCGGCCGCGACGACTGGCCCTGACCGACCGCAGCCATCGCAGAAACGCGTTCCGACGCCGTCCCGTCGGCACGATACCGTGCCCGTGGCGAGCGGTCCCGCTCGCCGCTCAGTCTTCGGCTAACGAAAGCGTTAATCGAACTCCGTCCCTCCCGAGTGACAATGAGTCACCAGCTTCCCGACGTGCAGGCGAGCGAGCCGGACGTCACGGTCGGGCTGAGTCAGGTCGGTGTCACAGGCGTCGACAAACTCGTCAAGCTCGCCCGCGACGGCAAGCGCCCGCTGATTCTGACGGCGGAGTTCGAGGTGTTCGTGGACCTGCCCAGCGGCCGCAAGGGCATCGATATGAGCCGGAATATGCAGGTCATCGACGAGACGCTCGAATCCGCCGTCGCCGAGCCCGCCTACCGCGTCGAGGACCTCTGCGGCGACGTCGCCGACCGCCTGCTCGAAAAGCACGAGTACACCTCGACCGCGGAGGTTCGGATGACCGCGGACTTCGTCGTCCGCGAGGACACGCCCGCGAGCGAACTCCCGACCCAGAGCACGATCAAGATCGTCGCCAGCGCGACGGCCACCGAGGAGGGAACCCGCGAGGAGATCGGTGCGGAGGTCGTCGGGATGACGGTCTGTCCGTGCTCGCAGGGGATGTCGGCCTCGCGCGCCCGCGACGTGCTGCGCGATCTCGCGGTCGACGACGAGACGATCGAGGAGTTCTTAGAGCAAGTGCCACAGCCGGGCCACTCCCAGCGCGGCCACGCGACGCTGACGATCACGACCGAGGGGTCGCCCGACGTCGATCTGATGGACATCGTCGAGGTCGCCCGCGACTCGATGTCGGCGCGGATCTACAACCTCGCGAAGCGCCCCGACGAGGACTATATGACCTACCACGCGCACGCGGACGCGAAGTTCGTCGAAGACTGCGTCCGCTCGATGGCCGAGCAGGTCCTCGACGAGTTCGACCACCTCGCCGACGACGCGGTCGTCCACATGAAGCAGTCGAACGACGAGTCGATCCACCAGCACAACGCCCACGCCGAGCGCGAGGTCACGCTCGAACAGCTCCGGGCGGAACTGAACGGCGAACACTGACGCGATTCTCGACGACTGCGGAACGGTTTTCGACGACTAGTAGGTAATTCCCGACAACTGCGAAAACGAGCGCGTTCGTGACTACTCTTCGTTCGCGAGCGCCGACAGCGACAGCGGCTCTGCGGCCTCCCATCGCGGATCGAACAGCGATCGAACGTCGGCGGCGAACTCCGGGTCTTTCAGGTCGATCATCGCGAACGCCTGCCCGGGGTCCAGCGGGTTCGGCACCTCGATACAGACTTCGACGTCGTCGATGAGCTCGAACGTCCCCGAGAGCTCCGGCGCGGTCCGGACCGAAAAGGACGGGTGATCCGCGAGCGTGTCGGAGTACCGCTCGCCGACGCTCGGCGGGAGCGACGAGACCAGTTCCGGCGACATCAACACGGAGACGTCGACACCGCGCTCTAACGCGGATGCGAGCTCCTCGGTCACCCGCTCGCCGACCGCGCCGAGGTCGAACTGCGGAGAGACGTCGCCGGAGACGACGACGAGTGAGTCGTCCGCGGCAGCGAGTCGCTCGACGAGGAGTTCGATCCACTCGTCGGTGCCGACCGCGGCGGTCCAAAACTGGCTTTGGACCGGCTCGGCGGTCTCTAACTCCGTGTTGAGTTCGTCGACGACGCTCTCGTACTGGTCGGCCTTTTCCGCTAACTCACGTCGTTTGCTCTCTAACAGCCGATCGAGCGCCGTGTCGGGTTCGACGGCGACGTACTTCTTCGGACGGCTCGCCGCCTGACTCCTGACGAGGCTGTGCTGTTCGAGGCTGTTCAGCACGTCGTAGATCCGTCCCATCGGGACGTCGCTCGCCCGAGACAACTCTTTGGCGGTTGTCGGACCCGTTCTGAGCAACGACCGGTACGCGCGCGTTTCGTACTCCGACAGCCCGAGATCCCTGAGGCTCGCCATACCTCACGCTCCGCTCCCACAAATAAAAACGAATCGGCGGTTTACGGTTCGCTGCGTCGTCGGAACGCGATCACTCGCCGCTCGTGAGCGCCGCGACCGACTCCATCAACTCGTCGGGCGTCGTCGACTCGCGACGCTCGTCGCCGCGGGACGCGACCGCGACGCCGTCGGCGACATCTGGTGCGTCGGGCACGACGACGGCCTCGTGGTCGGCGACGCGGAGCGCTGCCCGATGAAGGTCGCTTCCTGCGCCCCGGCCGACGGCGACGACCAGATCCGGGCGCGTGAGCCGCGCCGCCACCGAGCCGTAGCCGGCGACCTGGATTCCGATCCGGTCCCACGCGCCCGCGAACGCCGCGGTCCCCGCGTGCGCCGCGTCGACGTATCGCGACGGGGTCGCGTGGCCGTCACCGACATCTCCGCTCGGATCGTCCTCGACCGTACCGAGGACGGCGGCGAGGTCGAGCAGCGCCTCCGCCATCTCGACGCCCCCGTCGAGCGGCCGGAGCGGTTCGTCGAGGAGGCCGACGCCCTCGTCCGGCCCGTCGCGGAACGCTCCCTCGGATTCCTGCAGTTCGTCGATCGCGCGGTCCGCAACGAACCGCGCGACATCCAGTGGTGTCCGTTCGGTGGCGAGCGCGTCCGGTCCGAGGACCTGTCGCGCCCGCGTGAACGCGGCGACGACGCGGGCGTGGTCTTCGAGCAGGAGTCGCGGTTCGCCCGAATCCGTGTGAGCGACCGTCCCGTCGTCGGCGACGTGCTCCGCGTCGAGTTCTTCGAGGACGCGCGTGGCGTACTCCCGCGCCGTGTCGTCGTCGGTGTAGGCTGCCAGCGTCAAGAGCGCGTCCGCGAGAAGCGCGTTGCCGCCAGCGTAGGCCGTGAGATCGCGGCGCGGGCCGAGATCCGAGGCGGTACCGATGTCGTCGCGTTCGACGTCCGCGCTTTCCACCGGCGCGACGCTGCCGCCGAAGGCCGCGCCGTTCCAGAGGCGGTCGATCAGGAACTCTTGCGTTCCGAACGCGGGGTCGAGCAGCGACTCGTCGCCGGTGTAGAGGTAGCCGTTCGCGAACGCGCGAACGAGCGCGGCGTTGGCGTCGAGGACCTTCTCGGTGTGCGGGTCGGTCCAGTCGCGGCCCTCCGCGTACCGGTAGAATCCACCCTCGTCGGCGTCGTAGAGCGACTCGCCGATCACGCCGAGCGTTTCGACCGCCCGCCCGCGGGCGCGCTTGAGCGCGAACTCGATCGTCCGCGGCAGGGGGAACTTCGCGTCGGTGCCCCACCCGGCGAATCGCGGGTCCCACTTCTCGTCGAGTTGGCCCGCCAGATGTGATTCGATCCGCTCGTCGACGGGACCCGCGGGGGTCGACTTCCCCGCGAGCGCCCGCGGGATCCGGCCGGCGTCGTCGCCGCGGTCGGTCCAGACATCGCGGACGGAGTCGAGCACCTGTCGCATCCCGTCGGGCGCGAGGTACGTCGCGCCGGTGATGACCTTCCCCGACGGCGTACAGAACACCGTCGATGGAAAGCCGCCCATATTGTACCGCTCGCGGACGCGCGGGTGGCGGTCGACGTCGACGCGGATCGGCACGAATCCGTCGTTGACGTTCGCGGCGATCCGCGGTTCACCGTAGGTCTCGGCGTCCATCTCGTGACAGCTGTCGCACCACGTCGCGGTGAGCGCGAGAAGGACTGGGCGGTCGGCCGCGCGGGCCTCCTCGAAGGGCGCGGGGCCCCACTCGCGCCACTCGACGTGCGTCCTGTCGTCGGTCATACCTGCGCTCGGATGCGACCGCGGGTAAGCCCTTCGAGGCATCGCGATCGCTGACGACTTCGCTCGATGGCAGATCGAGTTTGGATACGCGATTGCAACTTCACGACTGCTAAGGTGGGAGTCCCGTGAGTGGAACGAACCGGACGTCGATGGACGCTTCGCGTCCATCGGGACGTCACCACTGCGGACCCGAGCACACCTCGAACAC is from Halobellus sp. LT62 and encodes:
- the mptA gene encoding GTP cyclohydrolase MptA, giving the protein MSHQLPDVQASEPDVTVGLSQVGVTGVDKLVKLARDGKRPLILTAEFEVFVDLPSGRKGIDMSRNMQVIDETLESAVAEPAYRVEDLCGDVADRLLEKHEYTSTAEVRMTADFVVREDTPASELPTQSTIKIVASATATEEGTREEIGAEVVGMTVCPCSQGMSASRARDVLRDLAVDDETIEEFLEQVPQPGHSQRGHATLTITTEGSPDVDLMDIVEVARDSMSARIYNLAKRPDEDYMTYHAHADAKFVEDCVRSMAEQVLDEFDHLADDAVVHMKQSNDESIHQHNAHAEREVTLEQLRAELNGEH
- a CDS encoding DUF7124 domain-containing protein, producing MSDESSSSGGPGGDGDMTLAFELSALQALADPNAVFNDARQWTEYVGVLSDKPTYVVTNFTRKHRIRQDFFSGPRGVQDSLENVKRQFDTERHVFVGTTEEDEAIAEAAGWEYLPLEGAAEAAGWAVAGGTDSEDHFASSGRDDWP
- a CDS encoding TrmB family transcriptional regulator, encoding MASLRDLGLSEYETRAYRSLLRTGPTTAKELSRASDVPMGRIYDVLNSLEQHSLVRSQAASRPKKYVAVEPDTALDRLLESKRRELAEKADQYESVVDELNTELETAEPVQSQFWTAAVGTDEWIELLVERLAAADDSLVVVSGDVSPQFDLGAVGERVTEELASALERGVDVSVLMSPELVSSLPPSVGERYSDTLADHPSFSVRTAPELSGTFELIDDVEVCIEVPNPLDPGQAFAMIDLKDPEFAADVRSLFDPRWEAAEPLSLSALANEE
- a CDS encoding NAD(P)/FAD-dependent oxidoreductase; its protein translation is MTQSYVIIGDGVAGSSAAETLREEEPDADITVITDEGEALYNRILIKEFAKGKLPEAPISIHDESWYDERDIDLRLNTLVVDVDVDGHTVETHEGEAIGWDKLLLSMGGTPTQLPVDNSDAEGVHHFWTFQDARAIKSHIEEADSSVVVGAGLLGIDLAAITAAQDVEGKYLMRGNRWWRYALSKEGADIIHNALSERDVEPVFESGVDHFVTDDDGRVTTAVDPNGVEYDADFVGIAIGLNFNTEILQDTPIETDTGIIVDEYMRTNHDDVFAAGDITEFDDLILGERAQNGAWGSAKEQGSIAAQNMVEYGSAEFEWVSSYSITHFDFPFLSFGHPTLGDDEAEAKYSDTEWRRLAFKDGRIVGGVLIGDLSPQTKYKQLMRERRAVADQKDVLMQQNFEIDDLELEEKAAE
- a CDS encoding DUF255 domain-containing protein — protein: MTDDRTHVEWREWGPAPFEEARAADRPVLLALTATWCDSCHEMDAETYGEPRIAANVNDGFVPIRVDVDRHPRVRERYNMGGFPSTVFCTPSGKVITGATYLAPDGMRQVLDSVRDVWTDRGDDAGRIPRALAGKSTPAGPVDERIESHLAGQLDEKWDPRFAGWGTDAKFPLPRTIEFALKRARGRAVETLGVIGESLYDADEGGFYRYAEGRDWTDPHTEKVLDANAALVRAFANGYLYTGDESLLDPAFGTQEFLIDRLWNGAAFGGSVAPVESADVERDDIGTASDLGPRRDLTAYAGGNALLADALLTLAAYTDDDTAREYATRVLEELDAEHVADDGTVAHTDSGEPRLLLEDHARVVAAFTRARQVLGPDALATERTPLDVARFVADRAIDELQESEGAFRDGPDEGVGLLDEPLRPLDGGVEMAEALLDLAAVLGTVEDDPSGDVGDGHATPSRYVDAAHAGTAAFAGAWDRIGIQVAGYGSVAARLTRPDLVVAVGRGAGSDLHRAALRVADHEAVVVPDAPDVADGVAVASRGDERRESTTPDELMESVAALTSGE